From a region of the Enterobacter cancerogenus genome:
- a CDS encoding molybdopterin-dependent oxidoreductase, whose protein sequence is MSIDKGQLNRRSFLKGLIALGTVAALPGGLLSSRCAMAQPPIPFNPKTYKIFRNACPRNCYDTCSLKTWVKDDVITFVEGASESTYTHGAPCVKGLTYPRRVYSPDRIKYPMIQDGRGSGKWRRISWDEAMQRIASKMLEIKKKDGSLLGLALTKYSGNLGVMSYAVEGMMSSLGYTTRFAGTPCWPAGIDAQHYDMGDMWCNDPEDMVKAKYIILWGANPAWCSMHSMKYIYQAREKGAKVVVIDPLFSQTAAKADLYLRVRPGSDGALALGMARHLLDLGRVDQEFVTQFAHGYPEFEQYLRNNITVEWASEICGLAPDVIRQLADEFTAVKPATVWIGYGMQRHVNGGANVRAIDAFVAMTGNIGVEGGGARYGHLQTWGYNYHAMAQKPPAGSVGMTGAAGPVGEFVSDSGEKSQYSDRALNLNQTAQSILDANDPPVRMLWVACKNPFAQDFDRNKMEKAFEKLEMVVCVDQFFNETVQHADIVLPVTTTFEHWSASSSYWHYWLTVNEPAIKPMYECKSDLDIAVLLSRTINKMEPGSCTFPQDVDQKKWLDLEFNDGLAKQFGISSWDDLLDGPVKAKMPSSAAWYDRKFKTPSGKYEFLSELCEKNGHKALPEYLPAAEGKLPFHLFTPHLQYGLHSQFVNLDWMQVFWPEPFVYIHPVAAKKKGIRDLATVRVFNEIGEVELRAKVTTNVPEDFLVMYESWFNKLSYNVQNVVKDTPADMGLMATGAPGAAIHDQFVDIVLIANEGVEA, encoded by the coding sequence ATGAGCATTGATAAAGGACAGCTAAACCGGCGCTCCTTTTTAAAAGGTCTGATTGCATTAGGTACCGTTGCGGCACTGCCTGGCGGGTTATTATCTTCCCGCTGCGCGATGGCCCAGCCGCCGATTCCGTTTAACCCTAAAACCTACAAAATCTTTCGCAATGCCTGTCCGCGTAACTGTTATGACACCTGCAGCCTGAAAACCTGGGTGAAGGACGATGTCATCACCTTCGTGGAGGGGGCGAGCGAATCGACCTACACCCACGGCGCGCCGTGCGTGAAAGGCTTGACCTATCCGCGACGCGTTTATTCCCCGGACCGTATTAAGTATCCGATGATTCAGGACGGACGCGGCAGCGGTAAGTGGCGACGCATCTCCTGGGATGAGGCGATGCAGCGCATTGCCAGCAAAATGCTGGAGATCAAAAAGAAAGATGGCTCCCTGCTGGGCCTGGCGCTGACCAAATACTCCGGCAACCTCGGCGTGATGAGTTACGCCGTGGAAGGGATGATGTCTTCTCTGGGATACACCACCCGCTTTGCCGGTACCCCGTGCTGGCCTGCCGGGATTGACGCCCAGCATTACGATATGGGCGACATGTGGTGTAACGACCCGGAAGATATGGTGAAGGCCAAATACATCATTCTCTGGGGCGCGAACCCGGCCTGGTGCTCCATGCACTCGATGAAATACATCTATCAGGCGCGCGAGAAAGGGGCGAAGGTCGTGGTTATCGATCCGCTGTTCTCGCAAACCGCCGCAAAAGCCGATCTCTATCTGCGCGTGCGTCCCGGCTCTGACGGCGCGCTGGCGCTGGGCATGGCACGTCACCTGCTGGATTTAGGCCGCGTTGATCAGGAATTTGTGACCCAGTTCGCCCACGGCTATCCCGAGTTTGAGCAGTACCTGCGCAACAACATTACGGTGGAGTGGGCGTCCGAAATTTGTGGGCTGGCCCCGGACGTTATCCGGCAGCTGGCGGACGAGTTTACCGCCGTTAAGCCCGCCACCGTCTGGATCGGCTACGGCATGCAGCGTCACGTCAACGGCGGGGCGAACGTGCGCGCCATCGATGCCTTTGTGGCGATGACGGGTAACATCGGGGTTGAAGGCGGCGGGGCGCGCTACGGCCATCTGCAAACCTGGGGCTATAACTACCATGCGATGGCGCAAAAGCCACCGGCTGGCTCCGTCGGTATGACGGGTGCCGCGGGTCCGGTTGGCGAGTTTGTCAGCGACAGCGGCGAGAAAAGTCAGTATTCAGACCGCGCGCTGAACCTGAACCAGACCGCACAGAGCATTCTTGACGCTAACGATCCGCCGGTTCGCATGCTGTGGGTCGCCTGTAAGAACCCGTTCGCGCAGGATTTCGATCGCAACAAAATGGAAAAAGCGTTCGAGAAGCTGGAGATGGTGGTGTGCGTGGATCAGTTCTTTAACGAGACGGTACAGCACGCCGACATCGTTCTGCCTGTCACCACGACCTTTGAGCACTGGAGCGCCTCGTCCTCTTACTGGCACTACTGGCTGACGGTGAACGAACCGGCCATCAAGCCGATGTACGAATGCAAGAGCGACCTGGATATTGCCGTGCTGCTCTCGCGCACCATCAACAAAATGGAGCCGGGTTCATGCACCTTCCCGCAGGATGTCGATCAGAAAAAATGGCTGGACCTCGAGTTTAACGACGGGCTGGCGAAACAGTTCGGCATCAGCTCGTGGGACGACCTGCTGGACGGCCCGGTGAAGGCCAAAATGCCGAGCAGCGCCGCCTGGTACGATCGCAAATTCAAAACGCCGTCCGGCAAGTACGAGTTCCTCTCTGAGCTGTGCGAGAAAAACGGCCACAAGGCGCTGCCGGAATATCTGCCTGCCGCCGAGGGTAAACTGCCGTTCCACCTCTTTACGCCGCATCTGCAGTACGGCCTGCACTCGCAGTTCGTCAACCTCGACTGGATGCAGGTCTTCTGGCCGGAGCCGTTCGTCTATATCCATCCCGTCGCCGCGAAGAAAAAAGGCATCCGCGATCTGGCTACCGTCCGGGTATTTAACGAGATCGGTGAAGTTGAACTGCGCGCGAAGGTCACCACCAACGTGCCGGAGGATTTCCTGGTGATGTATGAATCCTGGTTTAACAAGCTCAGTTACAACGTGCAAAACGTGGTGAAAGACACCCCGGCCGATATGGGCCTGATGGCAACCGGCGCGCCCGGTGCGGCCATTCATGACCAGTTTGTTGACATTGTCCTCATTGCAAATGAAGGAGTAGAGGCATGA
- a CDS encoding TorD/DmsD family molecular chaperone, with product MTARQRALRQLYPQCKAWDDSAWLEMEYDFSALFVGPMAPLAAPYASVWLDEEPLVMGPTTLNVREFLDSVGLVVGEDSAAPDDHISIELELVVMLCAHARHLPQYHDALTRFITGHLALWLPAFIDNINNNAKTSAIRDVALQLTNWLDELKTRVIL from the coding sequence ATGACGGCACGACAGCGGGCGTTGCGTCAGCTTTATCCGCAGTGTAAAGCATGGGACGACAGCGCCTGGCTGGAGATGGAGTACGATTTCAGCGCGCTGTTTGTCGGGCCGATGGCACCGCTGGCCGCGCCTTACGCCTCGGTCTGGCTCGACGAGGAGCCGCTGGTTATGGGGCCGACAACCCTTAACGTACGCGAATTCTTAGACAGCGTGGGTCTGGTGGTGGGGGAGGACAGCGCGGCACCGGACGACCATATCAGCATCGAGCTGGAGCTGGTGGTTATGCTCTGTGCCCACGCTCGTCATTTACCGCAATATCATGACGCTTTGACCCGCTTTATAACGGGCCATCTGGCGCTGTGGCTGCCCGCATTTATCGACAACATTAATAACAATGCGAAAACATCTGCAATAAGAGATGTCGCCCTGCAACTTACTAATTGGTTAGATGAATTAAAAACGAGAGTAATATTATGA
- the ahpF gene encoding alkyl hydroperoxide reductase subunit F, with product MLDTTMKSQLKAYLEKLTKPVELIATLDDSAKSAEIKELLTEIAELSPKVTFREDNALPVRKPSFLIANPGSDQGPRFAGSPLGHEFTSLVLALLWTGGHPSKEAQALLEQIRDIDGDFEFETYYSLSCHNCPDVVQALNLMAVLNPRIKHTAIDGGTYQNEITERNVMGVPAVFMNGKEFGQGRMTLTEIVAKVDTGAEKRAADALNKRDAYDVLIVGSGPAGAAAAVYSARKGIRTGLMGERFGGQVLDTVDIENYISVPKTEGQKLAGALKAHVSDYDVDVIDSQSASKLVPAAVEGGLHQIETASGAVLKARSIIIATGAKWRNMNVPGEDQYRTKGVTYCPHCDGPLFKGKRVAVIGGGNSGVEAAIDLAGIVEHVTLLEFAPEMKADQVLQDKVRSLNNVDIVLNAQTTEVKGDGSKVTGLEYRDRVSGDVHSVPLSGIFVQIGLLPNTTWLDGAIERNRMGEIIIDAKCETSVKGVFAAGDCTTVPYKQIIIATGEGAKASLSSFDYLIRTKTA from the coding sequence ATGCTCGACACCACAATGAAAAGCCAGCTCAAGGCGTACCTTGAGAAATTAACGAAGCCTGTTGAGCTGATTGCCACGCTGGACGACAGCGCAAAATCGGCAGAAATCAAAGAATTGTTGACCGAGATCGCTGAACTGTCGCCAAAGGTGACCTTCAGAGAAGATAACGCGCTGCCCGTTCGCAAGCCGTCATTCCTGATCGCTAACCCAGGCTCTGACCAGGGGCCGCGCTTTGCCGGTTCTCCGTTGGGGCACGAATTTACCTCACTGGTGCTGGCCCTGCTGTGGACCGGTGGTCATCCGTCGAAAGAGGCGCAGGCGCTGCTGGAGCAGATCCGCGATATCGACGGTGATTTTGAGTTTGAAACGTACTACTCGCTCTCCTGCCACAACTGCCCGGACGTGGTGCAGGCGCTGAACCTGATGGCAGTGCTGAACCCGCGCATTAAACACACGGCGATTGACGGTGGCACCTATCAGAACGAAATCACCGAACGCAACGTGATGGGCGTTCCGGCGGTCTTTATGAACGGTAAAGAGTTCGGTCAGGGCCGCATGACGCTGACGGAAATCGTTGCCAAAGTGGACACCGGTGCAGAAAAACGTGCGGCAGACGCGCTGAACAAACGCGATGCGTATGACGTGCTGATCGTCGGCTCCGGCCCTGCGGGCGCAGCGGCGGCGGTGTACTCCGCACGTAAAGGCATTCGTACCGGTCTGATGGGCGAACGTTTCGGCGGCCAGGTGCTGGATACGGTAGACATCGAAAACTACATCTCTGTGCCGAAAACCGAAGGCCAGAAGCTGGCCGGCGCACTGAAGGCGCACGTTAGCGATTACGACGTGGACGTCATCGACAGCCAGAGCGCCAGCAAGCTGGTCCCTGCGGCAGTGGAAGGCGGTTTACACCAGATTGAAACGGCCTCCGGCGCGGTACTGAAAGCGCGCAGCATTATCATTGCCACCGGCGCAAAATGGCGCAACATGAACGTGCCGGGTGAAGATCAGTACCGTACCAAGGGTGTGACCTACTGCCCGCACTGCGACGGCCCGCTGTTTAAGGGTAAACGCGTGGCGGTGATCGGCGGCGGTAACTCCGGTGTGGAAGCGGCCATTGATCTGGCGGGTATCGTTGAACACGTTACGCTGCTGGAGTTTGCCCCGGAAATGAAGGCCGACCAGGTGCTGCAGGACAAAGTGCGTAGCCTGAACAACGTCGACATCGTGCTGAACGCGCAGACGACGGAAGTGAAAGGCGACGGCAGTAAAGTGACGGGCCTGGAATACCGCGACCGCGTAAGCGGGGATGTGCACAGCGTTCCGCTTTCCGGCATCTTCGTGCAGATTGGTCTGCTGCCAAACACCACCTGGCTGGACGGGGCGATTGAGCGCAACCGCATGGGCGAAATCATCATCGATGCCAAATGCGAAACCAGCGTGAAGGGCGTGTTTGCGGCGGGCGATTGCACCACCGTTCCGTACAAACAGATCATCATCGCCACGGGCGAAGGTGCGAAAGCGTCGCTGAGTTCCTTCGACTACCTGATCCGCACCAAAACAGCATAA
- the ahpC gene encoding alkyl hydroperoxide reductase subunit C, translating into MSLINTKIKPFKNQAFKNGEFVEITEKDTEGRWSVFFFYPADFTFVCPTELGDVADHYDELQKLGVDVYSVSTDTHFTHKAWHGSSETIAKIKYAMIGDPTGALTRNFDNMREDEGLADRATFVVDPQGIIQAIEVTAEGIGRDASDLLRKVKAAQYVASHPGEVCPAKWKEGEATLAPSLDLVGKI; encoded by the coding sequence ATGTCCTTGATTAACACCAAAATTAAACCTTTCAAAAACCAGGCGTTCAAAAACGGCGAATTCGTAGAAATCACTGAGAAAGACACCGAAGGCCGCTGGAGCGTGTTCTTCTTCTATCCGGCTGACTTTACCTTCGTTTGCCCAACCGAACTGGGCGACGTGGCAGACCATTACGACGAACTGCAGAAGCTGGGCGTAGACGTTTACTCTGTCTCTACTGACACCCACTTCACCCACAAAGCGTGGCACGGCAGCTCTGAAACCATCGCAAAAATCAAATATGCGATGATCGGCGACCCAACCGGCGCCCTGACCCGTAACTTCGACAACATGCGTGAAGATGAAGGCCTGGCCGACCGTGCCACCTTCGTTGTTGACCCGCAGGGCATTATCCAGGCCATCGAAGTGACCGCTGAAGGCATCGGCCGCGACGCATCTGACCTGCTGCGTAAAGTGAAAGCAGCCCAGTACGTTGCTTCTCACCCAGGCGAAGTGTGCCCGGCGAAATGGAAAGAAGGCGAAGCGACCTTAGCGCCATCTTTGGATCTGGTCGGTAAAATCTAA
- the citR gene encoding DNA-binding transcriptional repressor CitR, translating into MANLYDLKKFDLNLLVIFECIYQNLSISKAAETLYITPSAVSQSLQRLRNQLNDPLFIRSGKGITPTTVGVNLHHHLEQNLNQLEQTINIMHSSGLKKNFVIYCPQILTPNILLNPIKLLMDKHNYEIELHDVMVSPDSAENLLAYRKADLVFAIAPVNNRSLACNMFHKLQMNLVCRKGHPRLSVSPTRQDLLNEKFAAYLSDGSGVKTFQEKIEHALPERTVSFRSDSYLTILSMLTVSDLVGVVPENAFRQYGDALGLKALETDIVLPTVDIYMLYNRSALNSSVFSSFIEEIPVL; encoded by the coding sequence ATGGCTAACCTCTACGATCTCAAAAAATTTGATTTAAATCTTTTAGTTATTTTTGAGTGCATTTATCAGAATCTGAGCATCAGCAAGGCCGCAGAAACGCTTTACATTACGCCGTCAGCCGTAAGCCAGTCTCTGCAGCGTCTGCGCAACCAGCTTAATGATCCCCTTTTTATCCGTTCGGGTAAAGGCATCACGCCTACCACTGTCGGGGTAAATCTGCATCATCATCTGGAACAAAACCTGAACCAGCTTGAGCAGACCATCAACATTATGCACAGCTCAGGGCTAAAGAAAAACTTTGTGATCTATTGCCCGCAAATTTTGACGCCCAACATCCTTCTCAACCCGATTAAGCTTCTCATGGATAAGCATAATTACGAGATCGAACTGCATGACGTCATGGTCTCGCCGGACTCCGCAGAAAACCTGCTGGCCTACCGTAAGGCCGATTTGGTTTTTGCTATCGCGCCGGTGAACAACCGCTCGCTCGCCTGCAACATGTTTCACAAATTGCAGATGAACCTCGTCTGCCGCAAGGGGCATCCACGACTGAGCGTATCGCCTACTCGCCAGGATCTTCTTAATGAGAAATTTGCCGCTTACTTAAGCGACGGTTCTGGCGTAAAAACGTTTCAGGAAAAAATTGAACACGCACTGCCGGAAAGAACGGTCAGTTTCAGAAGCGATTCTTATCTGACAATATTATCGATGCTTACCGTTTCCGATTTAGTGGGCGTTGTACCGGAAAATGCCTTCAGGCAATACGGCGATGCGTTGGGTTTGAAAGCGCTGGAAACAGATATTGTTCTTCCTACCGTTGATATTTATATGTTGTACAACCGCTCGGCGCTTAATAGCTCGGTATTTTCGAGTTTCATTGAGGAAATACCGGTTTTATAA
- a CDS encoding phosphoadenosine phosphosulfate reductase has product MSLYKLPLNQNVLNATQERIAWTLENFSRVCVSFSGGKDSTVMLYLACECARKMQRKIDVLFIDWEAQFSTTIQHVENMRAQFCDVIDNFWWVALPLTTQNALSQFQPEWQCWEPGAKWVRQPPPDAITDPGYFDFYQQGMTFEAFVRAFSDWFAQNRPATVMIGIRADESYNRFLTIANARKQRFADDKPWTTVAPGGHAWYVYPLYDWKTADIWTWFAKTGSCYNPLYDLMYQAGVPPRYMRICEPFGPEQRQGLWLYHVLEPERWAAMCERVSGVRSGGIYAGHDNHFYGHRKILKPEHLTWQEYALLLLDSMPQTTSEHYRNKIAVYLHWYQKKGMPEIPDTQEGDIGSKDIPSWRRICKVLLNNDYWCRALSFSPNKPKHYQRYSERMKLKRKEWGILCNND; this is encoded by the coding sequence ATGTCATTATATAAGCTCCCCCTTAACCAAAATGTCCTGAACGCAACGCAGGAGCGCATTGCATGGACGCTGGAAAATTTCTCCCGAGTATGTGTGTCATTTTCTGGCGGGAAAGACTCCACGGTCATGCTCTACCTGGCGTGTGAATGCGCGCGCAAGATGCAGCGTAAAATTGACGTCCTGTTCATCGACTGGGAAGCGCAATTTTCCACAACCATCCAGCATGTCGAAAATATGCGAGCCCAGTTTTGTGACGTCATCGATAATTTCTGGTGGGTTGCACTGCCGCTGACCACGCAAAATGCCCTTTCTCAATTTCAGCCCGAATGGCAATGCTGGGAGCCGGGCGCGAAGTGGGTGCGCCAGCCGCCGCCCGATGCCATTACCGATCCCGGCTACTTTGATTTTTACCAGCAGGGCATGACGTTTGAGGCGTTTGTTCGCGCCTTTTCCGACTGGTTTGCTCAAAACCGCCCTGCCACCGTGATGATCGGTATTCGCGCCGATGAGTCCTACAACCGCTTTCTGACCATCGCCAACGCGCGCAAGCAGCGTTTTGCCGATGATAAACCCTGGACCACCGTCGCCCCCGGCGGGCATGCCTGGTATGTCTACCCGCTCTATGACTGGAAAACGGCTGACATCTGGACGTGGTTTGCCAAAACCGGTTCCTGCTATAACCCGCTGTACGATTTGATGTACCAGGCCGGGGTGCCGCCGCGCTATATGCGCATCTGTGAACCCTTCGGCCCGGAGCAACGTCAGGGGCTGTGGCTTTATCATGTGCTGGAGCCGGAGCGGTGGGCCGCAATGTGCGAACGCGTCAGCGGCGTCAGGAGCGGGGGGATCTACGCGGGCCACGACAATCACTTCTACGGTCACCGTAAAATACTCAAACCCGAGCACCTCACCTGGCAAGAATACGCCCTTCTGCTGCTCGACAGCATGCCGCAAACCACCTCTGAACATTACCGCAATAAAATTGCCGTTTACCTGCACTGGTACCAAAAAAAGGGGATGCCAGAGATCCCCGATACCCAGGAGGGCGACATCGGGTCAAAAGACATCCCGTCGTGGCGGCGCATCTGCAAGGTACTTCTCAATAACGACTACTGGTGTCGCGCGCTGTCGTTCAGCCCTAACAAGCCAAAGCATTACCAGCGATACAGCGAACGGATGAAATTAAAACGCAAGGAGTGGGGGATCTTATGCAACAACGATTAA
- a CDS encoding IbrB-like domain-containing protein has translation MQQRLINDIKRYLSSLPEEQKIEAINKFREALHEDSPFREQPIDCVLWIKQDEIIANDYNPNNVAPPEKRLLTQSLELDGFTQPIVVTEGKSRHYEIVDGFHRHEIGKNRAALKRQLRGYLPVTCLRKDRREKVDRMAATIRHNRARGRHQINAMSDIVRELAQLGWPDEKIGKELGMDCDEVLRLKQINGLLELFADRRYSEAWTVK, from the coding sequence ATGCAACAACGATTAATCAACGATATCAAACGCTATCTGTCGTCACTGCCGGAAGAGCAAAAAATCGAGGCGATCAACAAATTCCGCGAGGCGCTGCATGAAGACAGTCCTTTTCGCGAGCAACCTATCGACTGCGTGCTGTGGATCAAACAGGACGAGATTATCGCCAATGATTACAACCCCAATAACGTTGCCCCTCCGGAAAAGCGTCTGCTGACGCAGTCGCTTGAGCTTGATGGATTCACCCAGCCAATCGTGGTGACGGAAGGCAAATCCCGGCACTATGAAATCGTCGATGGCTTTCACCGCCACGAGATAGGCAAAAATCGGGCAGCGCTCAAGCGCCAGCTCCGGGGCTATTTGCCCGTCACCTGCCTGCGCAAAGATCGCCGGGAGAAGGTCGACAGGATGGCCGCCACCATTCGCCACAACCGTGCGCGGGGTCGACACCAGATCAACGCCATGTCCGATATCGTACGTGAACTGGCGCAGCTTGGCTGGCCTGACGAGAAAATCGGCAAAGAGCTGGGGATGGACTGTGACGAAGTGCTGCGTCTGAAGCAGATTAACGGCCTGCTGGAGCTGTTTGCAGACCGCCGTTATTCCGAAGCCTGGACGGTGAAATAA
- a CDS encoding pyridoxal phosphate-dependent aminotransferase — translation MSNNPLIPQSKLPSLGTTIFTQMSALAQQHNAINLSQGFPDFDGPAYLQERLAYHVAQGANQYAPMTGVQALREAIADKTAALYGYTPDANSEITVTAGATEALYAAITALVRTGDEVICFDPSYDSYAPAVALSGGVVKRVALQPPHFRPDWQAFAALLSDKTRLVILNTPHNPSATVWHQADFAALWQAISEREIYVLSDEVYEHICFAKEGHASVLAHPQLRERAVAVSSFGKTYHMTGWKVGYCVAPEAISAELRKVHQYLTFAVNTPAQLALADMVRHEPAHYRELPEFYRARRDLFVDALSKSRLKILPGEGTYFLLVDYSAISDLDDVSFCQWLTKEAGVAAIPLSVFCADPFPHRLVRICFAKQESTLLAAAERLNAL, via the coding sequence ATGAGCAATAACCCCTTGATTCCGCAAAGTAAACTTCCCAGTCTCGGCACCACCATCTTTACGCAGATGAGCGCGCTGGCACAGCAGCACAACGCCATTAACCTTTCCCAGGGATTCCCGGATTTTGACGGCCCGGCTTATCTGCAGGAGCGCCTGGCGTACCACGTTGCGCAGGGGGCGAACCAGTACGCGCCGATGACCGGCGTGCAGGCGCTGCGTGAAGCCATTGCGGATAAAACGGCGGCGCTTTATGGCTACACGCCGGATGCCAACAGCGAAATCACGGTGACAGCAGGGGCCACCGAAGCGCTGTATGCGGCCATTACCGCCCTGGTGCGCACCGGGGATGAAGTGATTTGCTTTGATCCGAGCTACGACAGTTACGCCCCCGCCGTTGCGCTTTCTGGCGGTGTGGTAAAACGCGTGGCGCTTCAGCCGCCGCATTTCCGCCCGGACTGGCAGGCCTTTGCCGCGCTGCTGAGTGATAAAACGCGCCTGGTTATCCTGAACACGCCGCACAATCCGTCCGCGACGGTATGGCATCAGGCGGATTTCGCCGCCCTGTGGCAGGCCATCAGCGAACGCGAAATTTACGTGCTGAGCGATGAAGTGTATGAGCACATCTGTTTTGCGAAAGAGGGGCATGCCAGCGTGCTGGCGCATCCGCAGTTGCGCGAGCGCGCCGTTGCGGTGTCGTCATTTGGCAAAACCTACCATATGACTGGCTGGAAAGTAGGCTACTGCGTGGCGCCGGAGGCCATCAGCGCGGAGCTGCGCAAAGTTCATCAATACCTGACCTTTGCGGTCAATACGCCCGCCCAGCTGGCGCTGGCGGACATGGTGCGCCATGAGCCGGCGCATTACCGCGAGCTGCCGGAGTTTTATCGCGCCCGCCGGGATCTGTTTGTGGATGCGCTTAGCAAAAGCCGGCTGAAGATTTTGCCGGGGGAAGGCACTTACTTCCTGCTGGTGGACTACAGCGCGATTTCCGATCTGGACGACGTGAGTTTCTGCCAGTGGCTGACCAAAGAGGCGGGCGTGGCGGCCATTCCGCTGTCGGTATTCTGCGCCGATCCCTTCCCGCACAGGCTGGTTCGCATCTGCTTTGCGAAACAGGAATCGACGCTGTTGGCCGCGGCGGAGCGCCTGAACGCCCTCTGA
- a CDS encoding methylthioribulose 1-phosphate dehydratase, whose product MTDNLQLTHLVDACRWIGSKGWAPATGGNMSVRQDEHLCWLSESGKDKGSLTTDDFLQVEIATNRAPSGRRPSAETGLHTLLYRLFPEANAVLHVHTVNATVLSRLVRDIELKISGFEMQKSLTGQTTHEDTVAIAVFDNDQDIDALASRIAHYARERPLNYGFLLRGHGLTCWGRDVAEARRHLEGLEFLFECEMRLRQWERV is encoded by the coding sequence ATGACAGACAACCTGCAACTCACGCATCTGGTCGACGCCTGCCGCTGGATTGGTTCCAAAGGCTGGGCACCCGCCACCGGCGGCAACATGTCCGTACGTCAGGATGAGCACCTGTGCTGGCTCAGCGAATCCGGCAAAGATAAGGGCAGCCTCACGACGGACGATTTTCTGCAGGTGGAGATCGCCACCAACCGCGCGCCGTCTGGCCGCAGGCCCTCAGCAGAAACCGGGCTGCATACCTTACTCTACCGTCTGTTCCCGGAGGCTAACGCGGTGCTGCACGTTCACACCGTCAACGCCACCGTGCTCTCACGTCTGGTTCGCGATATCGAGCTGAAAATCAGCGGCTTTGAGATGCAGAAATCGCTCACCGGACAGACCACGCATGAGGATACGGTGGCCATTGCGGTATTTGATAACGACCAGGATATCGACGCTCTTGCCTCGCGCATCGCCCATTACGCCCGCGAGCGCCCGCTGAATTATGGTTTTCTTCTTCGCGGCCATGGCTTAACCTGCTGGGGACGCGACGTGGCAGAAGCCCGCCGTCATCTGGAAGGATTAGAATTCTTATTTGAATGCGAAATGCGTTTACGCCAATGGGAGAGAGTATGA
- the mtnC gene encoding acireductone synthase, whose amino-acid sequence MIRAIVTDIEGTTSDIRFVHEVLFPYARERLAAFVTAQQYAEPVKSILDNLRDETGHPHASVSELIDALYGFMDEDRKSTALKALQGIIWHDGYVNGDFTGHLYPDVLPALEKWKAQGVDLYVYSSGSVAAQKLLFGYSDEGDITHLFSGYFDTRIGAKREVQSYQNIAAQTGIPASQILFLSDIHQELDAAEQAGFRTLQLIRGDDDGASHHHQVHQFDEINPEQIPS is encoded by the coding sequence ATGATTCGCGCGATTGTGACGGATATTGAAGGGACCACCAGCGATATTCGTTTTGTCCATGAGGTTTTGTTCCCCTACGCGCGTGAGCGGCTGGCGGCCTTCGTGACTGCCCAGCAGTACGCCGAGCCGGTCAAATCGATTCTGGACAACCTGCGCGATGAAACCGGTCATCCGCACGCCAGCGTCAGCGAGCTTATTGATGCCCTGTATGGCTTTATGGACGAGGATCGTAAATCCACGGCGCTGAAGGCGCTGCAGGGTATTATCTGGCACGACGGCTACGTCAACGGCGACTTTACCGGCCACCTCTACCCGGACGTCCTGCCCGCGCTGGAAAAATGGAAAGCGCAAGGGGTTGATCTCTATGTTTATTCTTCAGGCTCCGTGGCGGCGCAGAAACTGTTATTTGGCTACAGCGATGAAGGTGATATTACTCATCTGTTCAGCGGCTACTTTGACACGCGTATCGGTGCCAAGCGCGAGGTGCAGTCCTATCAGAACATTGCCGCGCAGACGGGTATCCCTGCGTCGCAAATTTTGTTCCTGTCGGACATTCACCAGGAGCTGGACGCCGCTGAACAGGCGGGTTTTCGCACCCTGCAACTGATTCGCGGCGATGACGATGGCGCGAGCCACCACCATCAGGTCCACCAGTTTGACGAGATAAATCCGGAGCAGATCCCCTCATGA